The DNA sequence AAACGGAAAGCTAGAGCGTAACGTATGCACTAATAAATGATTGAACAGAAGATTTACTAGCAAGATACTGTTTGGCTTTTTTTTCAACCGTTTCTCTATTATTAACTATTGGGTGAAATTCTATTTGGTTGGGTCCCAACAAATAAGAAGTAAACTCAGGACCAAAATTTTAAACTGTTTGAAATACAATAAAGATTTTCGTTTCTTCACCTGGCTGAGTAGATATTACATGCACGTTCAGGAATGAGTGAAACACATTATGGAAACGGAAAGCTAGAGCGTAACGTATGCACTAATAAATGATTGAACAGAAGATTTACTAGCAAGATACTGTTTGGCTTTTTTTTCAACCGTTTCTCTATTATTAACTATTGGGTGAAATTCTATTTGGTTGGGTCCCAACAAATAAGAAGTAAACTCAGGACCAAAATTTTAAACTGTTTGAAATACAATAAAGATTTTCGTTTCTTCACCTGGCTGAACTACTCAGCTCTGTTCTCAATATCTGCGAATAAGGTAACGAAATTCCAAGTAATTTGGCCTTTTAACAAACGGTTTCATTAATTTCATCACAAATGTGAATTGATATGCATTGTCGATTACTTTAATCATCAAAGATTTATGAACAAGctttcaaacaaataaaaatatttcaaaagtgTAATGATTGGGTGAGCAAGATTGGCAGAATAGATACCCACGATTCAACAGTTGGATTTGTATAATGATATTCTCTGAAAATAGTGAAGCCATTTGAGGATATAACTGACAGTACCAGACCAGTTACTAAGTCACCATTGAAGGTTATATATGAATTTCTTGCAATCCTAACACTGGTTTCTTAAAATGTATCAGCAATTcatgaagattaaaaatattagaatatggATTCTTTTAGAATATGTTTAAGGTTAATAATTACATTATATAACTGGCACCTTTGACATCTCAAAGATATGTTTTCTGAAGTCCAGCGACCAGGATATTTCATTGtgttttaacaataaaaaacaagcAGTTAAAATATTATCCAGGATTGAATTGCAATAAATggaaaaattatactttatagGTATCAAGGAGtagtaaaaatacaaaaagtcaAGCTATATTTTATACAAACTTTATAAGCAACCGTTATTGTCACAGGACTACTTTCATACACTATCAGTTCTtttaccaatttattattaatgatattttgtttaaaaatgcaTGTGAGCTCAAGCAAAATGCTAATAAAAACCTATAACTAAACATGATGCATTACGTATATAATACCTATAATCAGGTTTTGTTGGGTTATCCTGAAACAGTGTTTTTACTATTGCCCCTGCCTCCATCAAAGCAACTGGGGTCAGATTTATTCTGTTTGTAACATCTCCAACCGCCCAGATTGAAGGAACTGATGTTTGAGAGTATTCATCAACCTGGAATGAAGAAGAGTGAGCCCAATATCATAAGAATATACACCAAATAGAACCAATGATAAGGCTTAAATTACCTCTATTGATCCATCTTTAGCTAGTTTCACACCAGCAGACTCCAGCCCTAAGTTCTGCAGTGAAATCAAAGTTCATAAATATTCTCTATGTTTTTGTCTCTTTCTGTTAAATGCATAAAAATAAGAtgcttgaaaagtaaaaatttaaattttaaaatttgaaacatgTAAAGTAACTATTAAGGAAACTAGGCCAACTATGAAACAAGGCCAAATACACCGTAGTTCAAAAGTTCCAGACCTTTGAACTTCAATAAAGATTGAAATTAGCATGAAGCATCAGCACAGAattattcaaagaaaattatgcaCATAACTTGGAGAAAATATTGCCACATAATGAACTAAAACAACAGTTAAAAACTATTTCTATTGATATATTTAATAGTGTAAGTTGTTAATATTGGTAAGGTCAATCAAATTCCTCGCCTCTAAATCATTTtctaagatgaaaaatatagccacgtatttaaatttcaaacaGGTAGCTACTGAAAAGTAAAACAATACAACTGAAAATAATACCTTAGTATTAGGTCTTCGTCCAGTAGCAAACATAATATGTGAGAAACCATTCATTGTACCTTTGTTGGTTTTTAAAGTGAATGAACCATCAGCTGACTTCGTGATAGCTTGGGGAGACTCCTCAGGATGGATTTCAATACCTCTCAGAGACATTTGTTCTCCAACAAAATCTCTAATCTGCAGACATAGTTCGCAATTTGAATGGGATAGTATACTAAGCAGCACCTATTCTCCAATTATAAATCATTCATGAGTGTATACCTCTTCATCAAATCCCCTCAGAACCTTCTTTTGCCGTATAAAGAGATGAACGTCGCTTTTCAAACCATTAAAGATACCAGCAAACTCCAAGGCAATGTAACCACCACCAACAATGGCTATTTTCCCAGGTTGTGATGGTAAATCAAGGGCAATATCTGAATCTATTGCGTATTCCTTCCCAGGAATATCAGGAATGAAGGGACGACCTCCGACGGAAACTAAAATGTGTTTGGCTGAATATTGCTTACCATTAACGTCAACCGTGTGAGCATCTATAATCTGCGGATTCCAAAAgcaacatcaccataaaatagaaacaaaatctTCATTCATTGATTAATATCTAGAAAGCTATAGAGTACTTCAAAACGAAGCCATAGCATTATCCTACCTTTCCATGCCCTTCGATCAGCTTGACCCCAGCATTGTTCAAGATATTCTTGTATATGCCAGTAAGACGCTGCAACTCAGCATTCTTATTAGCTATCAAACTACTCCAATCATGCTTGGGCTCACTGTCATAACTCCAGCCAAAACCATGACTTTCTTCAAACTCATGAGAAAATTTTGATGCATAAACAAGCAACTTCTTTGGCACGCATCCTCGTATTACACAGCTACAAGGAGAAGACAAAAAAGGAAACATAAAAACGAagcatttgaatttgaattctttTACAAAGGAACAAAAACTGAATAGCATACCCAATTAACACAATGAGAAGGCCATAATAGAGGGAAAATTGATTGAAATAGCTAAGTTGTAAACATTTTTTCATACAAAAGCCACCACCGGTTGAGTTTAAGGCTCAGTCATTATTGTGATATCATAAAGAAAATAAGCCGGTTTTTATAAATTGCAAttgtagatttaaaaaaaaaatgaattaagttTCTCCAATTAGTTAAGCTGTATGCAAtactttaaataaacttttgaaGAAGTTAATAGATATAGATAGAACTTCTACAAATGAGATTATGTAagctaatataagaaaatattaactctcttttttttcgtattttattatctataattgattaattactattttatactagtaaaaagaaaattagtatccatacttaaaaatatttttttaatatctacacTTAACATTTTAAATCTGTTGTAATTTAAGAACGGAAAGGAATTCCAGTGATAccagtatttaaatattttcattacgTTGCATGAAAAACCCAATTACATATCTAACACTGTGACTTGTCAAAAGAGCCGGTTAGCCCGAAATCCACGTATCCTGTCCTCCACAACAAGAAACCCTAGTTTAACAAATCGAAATAGTAAAAACAGAGGGAAAACGAGAAACTCACGTTCCGCCGACGCCTCCGGTGGTTTCGGAAGCGACGGTGGAGAAAGGAAGCTCGCAGATGGCAACAGAAGCACCGTTATTGGCGGCGAAACGAGCGGCTCGGACGCCGCCGCTTCCTGCGCCGATGGTGAAGAGGTCAAAGTCGTAGTGGACAGCGACAGGCTCGGCTCCGTTTTGAGATTCGGCGCGCACGGAGAAGGTGCAGCGGCgcgtgaaaattggaattagggATTTGGAAAGAGGGCGACGGAGAAAAGAAGAGCGAGGAAATGGAAGCGTTTTGGAGAAGAAGAGAGTGTTGAGAGAGAGCGATGGCGAGAAAGAGAGCGAAGTTGCCATTGCTTTTGTATTTCTGTTTTTTTCACTTCTTCTGTCTGTGGACTCCTTTTGCTTGCTAATGCAAATTTACTTGTCGCAATATAGCTTTATACTCCTTTTCACTTCTAAAATAGAAAACCCTGATTATGTAATTTTAGAATCATCAATTATATTCCATAAAGTAAGAATAATTCTTATCAAACCAAAAGAttcaagacaaaaaaaaaatatttttttcttccagaaaaatatcatatttactatactatattataattgaattaataagtgctaagaattatttttaagcgctataaaataaataaaaaaaccaaaataaaaaagtgtatgAAACTTAAGCTTTCTTCAAAACCAtgaaatagattaaaaattaagtgactatttttaattaaaaaattcaataaaaaataaaataaaataagtatccGAAATATTCAAAGTGTTTTTATTGCCTATCAACTAATGCATTCAgcctataaataaaatatttcaaataaaaaataaaccagGTTAATGTACTAATTAGTCATCTGTTAAATAAAGAAATGGGATTAAATGAaatccaattttaaaaaataataatgataccatcaaagtaaaaaataagagaaagagCCCAATTTATGTGAAAAACATTCATTTATACAGAAACCAAAGACTAATATAAATGTTTGGTCCTCATTATTTGTGAATATAggtttgttttttatgttttaatttttttatatctatacatttaaatttatattattttgaattttttcttacaatagttataattttagattatgtGATAATGAAGttcatatcaaaatataatgatGCAATGTGATACAACTGTGTAGCACTTGAGGACCGAGAATAATATTTCATATCAAAGGCATTGTCTGAAGCCACCTCAAAACCACTTTATTCCATTTCTAAGGCAAAAAAGTTTTCAACAATAAGaacattaacatttttttttttttctactccTACAGTTTCTCCCCCGACAACGTTGGTTGTTGCAACGAAGTTCCTATTTGTAGAGCCGAAAGGGTCTCCTTTGCAACAGGAATTTAACCCAAGACCAGAGACTTCTTCTCACGATCTTGTTGAGCTCTTCTTGTTCGGATCTACCCATCTTAAGATACTCGAGTCAAACTTAAACCTTATTTATTTCGAACATGCCCATAATCAAAATATGAATATCCTGGGCTGAACCATCATCAAAGGTTGAATCTTTAGACTGATAAAACCACTTTGGTATGATGGATCAGATATGCTATTCAATGTTGCCAAAGTTAGATAAAACTATCGTagttgtataattttattttaaattattacaattaacCATTATatgcacattttttttcttttcttctagaTCACATTATTTTATCTTCTGAACCAGATCTGCAAGGCTTAGCGTAGTCTCAGAAGAACATAGATCTTGGTTTATTGggttttggaaaattaatagCATTTCTTATATTGATTCTTTAAGCGCCACAAATGCTTCTTCTTCTACTCGTCCACTTTACACTTCCACCGTCGAGTAGCTGTTTATGTTATTTAGTGTGAAGAATTGAACAGACAACAGAAAGAAGGAGTGATGAAGATTGTGTTGAAGTTGAAAGAAAGAAGACGAAATTAAGCACACAGGTTTGTTTTAACACAACAGAAGATGAAGCCAGAATTTAAAGGGACAAGCCCGACTCTTCATCCTCTTCAAGAGTTGAAGTGTAGACAAAGAAGAGAGCCCATATAAGAGCAAAGACACCCAACAGGATCCAACCAAGAAGGTTGTTGCTAAGCCCAAAGGGAAGCCCGGTTCCCTCAGTGCTGAGTCTCTCATCCACCAAGGCCATGGCTGGGCCTGACATCACTGCAGCACAGGTGGCTGCCATCAGAGATGCTCCCATCCCCATGCTTGAGCTGCTTTCCTTCACACAAGGTTTTTCCTCCATGGAACACCTCACTTTTCCCACCTTACCCATTTTTGGCAATcctatataaaacaatttaatgcTCTACATCAGAAAACATTATTCTAGACCAAACAATCAATTAAAACATGTATCTTAAAATTCTCATCCAGATAAGATAACCAAAACTCTCAAGCAACATGAAATAGCTTAAACTCCTTATTTACAATGGGAAATTAGGATGAGAAAAGACAAACCAAGAACAGGAGATGAGACCCCAAGAGGCCGCTTTTGCACGAGACATGTGATCGAGGGGGTGGTGGTAGCAGCGGAGATGGTTGCCATTTTTTTCAGTAACTACGAAAGATCACTGAGTGTGGAACTGAAGTGGAATATGATCAGACTGTAAAGAGCGAGGGTACCCAGCTTAGTACCAAACCTAATGTTAAAGTTAATATCATCGATCCAAAGAGAGTCTATGCACCACAAAACATAGATAGATTGTGGCCTCTTGTTAGATATCCTTATCTGCAGCAAGCCAATAATTTCAAGCCACGTGTCAATTAACCCATATTTTCTCCTTATTCATCTAGGAAGTTGGAACAAACTTTTTTCCcggaaaaataataattacttttaactGTTCTTGTATGAAACGAGgggaaataaataatttcacatCTTCCAAATACATATACACAGTGAGCCTCTTTTCTCTTTCCTCTTTCCAAATTacatatacatgataatttttcTGGCAGTGGGACTAGTTCTATATTAACAGATAAAAAATTCTAGAAACCAGACTCTCAATGGAATGTCTTCTAAAATTACCgagaaaaatatacttttacaCATTGGTTTATTTATTCTCCAACATATTTTTTCCGGACAAAATTTTGTTGactaaaatcattatttaataagagaaaaaatctaactaattattatatataatacatcTGTTAACTTCAATAGCAATAACTTCAAATATCAGAGAAAATTAGAATTTTACAGGCTGAGCATATTTCTCACAAATTATTATAtagatattattaataaattagagatgatgatgaaaatatgtctaaaatatattaaaaatgcataattAACACTGCCCCCAGAAAAATTTCCCAGGAGTACTTTCCAAAATTAGAGGGGTCGTTACACAGccacaagaaaatgaaattaaaaaaaaataaataaaaatcagcATTTCAAACAAATCACTCGATGTAAATACTAATAATAGGCCTGCTGCCTCTTCCTCCATTACGATTTCCAAACCTTCCTACCCTCGTGACCAAAGTAACTTCTGATAATCCATAGCCACCATATATagaaaagagaatgaaaaaaaaaaaaaaaaaaaaactagatccTTGGATATTGGAAACACTATGAAGAGGTCACTCCTTTCCACTTTGTAAAGACTAGAGATCAAATCATCCCCACGGAACAATTCAAATCACAGCCGTCATCCCTAATTTGCAATTGAGTTCTTCTAAGTAAATAAACCAGCTCCCAGTCGATGCATGGAACTGAGCAAGACCCACATTTGCTCCAAATTCACATTAAAATCTGTTCTAACAGAAAAGCAAGTATGAGTTGCTTCAACATGAATCACATCCAGGCCTTGTGCCGCCCAACCAAATACACACCGAATAGCAAAGAATGTCGGTATGAATTAAGAGAcactaaatattatatatacaacAACCAATTGCATATGTAAGCAGCTACTGAATCTTCATCTTGACTATAATTTGGTAAGTTTCCAGAAAGAAGTGCAAGGAAATTTGGGGTGGTCAGAGATGTGGAAAACTCTAGAGAAGAATTGCAGAAATAATAACGTGAAGCAATCCGGGAATGAACCCTCGAGCCTGTCAACAACAGAAGCCCACTCAAATCAGGTAGAGGgaactttgaattttgaacTATGCCTGGAGATTGCACCGTTGCAAAAAATGGTTGTCATAATTCACATATTTGGTCCAAAAACTTTTATATCTGCCCATGGCAATATCCAACCACGGCTTCCTAAGCCCATCATAGTGTATAACGGCAGCCCGCTCAATCTCATTTCGATCGACATCTGAACTATAACCAAGGCCAAGAATATGCCATTGTCTATTCAACAATTCAGTCTTGTTATAGAAAGTGAGCCAGCCTAGAGGTAGACTTCCAACGGTCGACAACCCCTGCAAACATTATCCGAGACAAATAAGACAATTATTCCATtacagttttattttaaaacaatatcgGGGGAAAGAAATGGAAAGTTGCTCAAACAAATTAACATTTGTGCTCCATCTTAAACAGTAATTTGAATGATAAGACATACTCCTCATTATGATTCCACCACCAAAATTAGATACAAGAAGAAAACGCCAATTTTAAATGCAAATCTAAAAAAATGCCTTGGTGATATCAAATATTTGCCTGATAATAGTCTCCGATTCAGGTCATTCATAATCAAAATTCAAACTACTTGGTTAAGGATGCTAAAATGCAAAAAACACCATCATAATGAAAACTCATAAACTACTTGGTTAAGGATGCTAAAATGCAAAAAGGACAATCGCAAGTGATGATCAATACAATTGAGGTTCAAGAACTTGGATGCCAAACATTGTTCTTCAAATTAACATTGCCTCATTAATGTCAGGAGTCTAACTGAAGATCTAATGAAATTTACATTGGAGAAATTTGGTTGGGTTAAAATAAGGGTGGACAAAAGGGTGGAGTCGAGTCATCAAAGACCAGCATCGAACCAAGTCGAAGAATCGAGCTAAGTTAGCCTGGACTGAAGAATTGAGCCGAGTCAGTCAGGACCAAAGGTCGAGCCAAGTCACCTAAGGCGACCCACACCAAAAGTTGAGC is a window from the Vigna unguiculata cultivar IT97K-499-35 chromosome 7, ASM411807v1, whole genome shotgun sequence genome containing:
- the LOC114191891 gene encoding glutathione reductase, chloroplastic, with product MATSLSFSPSLSLNTLFFSKTLPFPRSSFLRRPLSKSLIPIFTRRCTFSVRAESQNGAEPVAVHYDFDLFTIGAGSGGVRAARFAANNGASVAICELPFSTVASETTGGVGGTCVIRGCVPKKLLVYASKFSHEFEESHGFGWSYDSEPKHDWSSLIANKNAELQRLTGIYKNILNNAGVKLIEGHGKIIDAHTVDVNGKQYSAKHILVSVGGRPFIPDIPGKEYAIDSDIALDLPSQPGKIAIVGGGYIALEFAGIFNGLKSDVHLFIRQKKVLRGFDEEIRDFVGEQMSLRGIEIHPEESPQAITKSADGSFTLKTNKGTMNGFSHIMFATGRRPNTKNLGLESAGVKLAKDGSIEVDEYSQTSVPSIWAVGDVTNRINLTPVALMEAGAIVKTLFQDNPTKPDYRTVPSAVFSQPPIGQVGLTEEQAVQQYGDIDIFTADFRPLKSTLSGLPDRVFMKVVVSAKTNKVLGLHMCGEDAPEIIQGFAIAIKAGLTKADFDATVGVHPSAAEEFVTMRTPTRRIRKSQSSEGKSGSVKATAGV
- the LOC114189794 gene encoding photosystem II reaction center W protein, chloroplastic-like — its product is MATISAATTTPSITCLVQKRPLGVSSPVLGLPKMGKVGKVRCSMEEKPCVKESSSSMGMGASLMAATCAAVMSGPAMALVDERLSTEGTGLPFGLSNNLLGWILLGVFALIWALFFVYTSTLEEDEESGLSL